In Phreatobacter stygius, a genomic segment contains:
- a CDS encoding Zn-ribbon domain-containing OB-fold protein: MSLATRPRPVVDVWSRPFWEACREHKLILQRCRATGQCFFPPAPVSPFTGKPAWDWVTASGQGELWSFVVFHQSYFEGMKDEMPYPVAMVKLDEGPYLLTNLAGIDAADATIGMRLAVGFPGGPDGFVLPQFGPAEQAS, from the coding sequence ATGAGCCTCGCCACCCGCCCAAGACCCGTCGTCGACGTCTGGAGCCGGCCGTTCTGGGAGGCCTGCCGGGAACACAAGCTGATCCTGCAGCGCTGCCGCGCCACCGGCCAATGTTTCTTCCCGCCGGCGCCGGTCTCGCCCTTCACCGGCAAGCCCGCCTGGGACTGGGTCACCGCCTCGGGCCAGGGCGAGCTCTGGTCCTTCGTTGTGTTCCATCAGAGCTATTTCGAGGGAATGAAGGACGAGATGCCTTACCCCGTCGCCATGGTGAAGCTCGACGAGGGGCCATATCTCTTGACCAACCTCGCCGGCATCGATGCCGCGGACGCGACCATCGGCATGCGGCTTGCCGTCGGCTTTCCCGGCGGCCCCGACGGCTTCGTGCTGCCGCAGTTCGGCCCGGCGGAGCAGGCGTCATGA
- a CDS encoding thiolase family protein: protein MSIHTPIAAPALNAPWPLRDKIAFAGIGTTAYGNFPDTDSYGLGCEALNGALDDAGLKPSDIDGLIVNRIPSYERFAEIMGIDPQYCLMTEAPGRFASVSLALAAQAIATGAAKHVALVYGNNGRSVRMQYGGGDSQWAPWGMTSPGAIHAMMWRRHMHQFGTTHADLGAVSTAFRHHACLNPDAVMHGRPMTTADHAEARPICEPLKLLDYCLINDGAVAWIVTSAERARDLKRPPVLLSGYTRQDAFHYGSSPADDFWYGNLSACRSVYDRAGIGRDDLSGLGIYDNFSPTVLFSLEGLGFCAQGEGGEFVKDGTLQLGRGRWPTNTSGGHLSDSYMQGWGIIAECVRQLRHDCDARQIPDAQALQYICATNIAQSLILRRAA from the coding sequence ATGTCAATCCACACACCCATTGCCGCGCCGGCGCTGAACGCGCCCTGGCCGCTGCGCGACAAGATCGCCTTCGCCGGGATCGGCACGACCGCCTATGGCAACTTCCCGGACACCGACAGCTACGGTCTCGGCTGCGAGGCGTTGAACGGCGCGCTCGATGACGCCGGGCTGAAGCCCTCCGACATCGACGGGCTCATCGTCAACCGCATTCCGTCCTACGAGCGGTTCGCCGAGATCATGGGCATCGACCCGCAATATTGCCTGATGACCGAGGCGCCCGGGCGCTTCGCCTCGGTGTCGCTGGCGCTCGCAGCGCAGGCGATCGCGACCGGCGCCGCCAAACATGTGGCGCTCGTCTATGGCAATAACGGCCGTTCCGTGCGCATGCAATATGGCGGCGGCGACAGCCAGTGGGCGCCCTGGGGCATGACCAGCCCGGGCGCCATCCACGCCATGATGTGGCGTCGGCACATGCATCAGTTCGGCACGACCCATGCCGATCTCGGCGCGGTCTCGACCGCCTTCCGCCATCACGCCTGCCTCAATCCGGATGCGGTCATGCACGGCCGGCCGATGACCACGGCCGATCACGCCGAGGCGCGGCCGATCTGCGAGCCGCTCAAGCTGCTGGACTATTGCCTGATCAATGATGGTGCCGTCGCCTGGATCGTCACCAGCGCCGAGCGCGCGAGGGACCTGAAACGCCCGCCGGTGCTGCTTTCCGGTTACACCCGCCAGGATGCCTTCCACTATGGCAGCAGCCCGGCGGATGATTTCTGGTACGGCAATCTCAGCGCCTGCCGCAGCGTCTATGACCGCGCCGGGATCGGCCGCGACGACCTGTCGGGGCTCGGCATCTACGACAATTTCTCGCCGACCGTACTGTTCAGCCTGGAGGGCCTGGGCTTCTGCGCGCAGGGGGAAGGCGGCGAATTCGTCAAGGACGGCACGCTGCAGCTCGGCCGCGGCCGCTGGCCGACCAACACCTCGGGCGGCCATCTGTCGGACAGCTACATGCAGGGGTGGGGGATCATCGCCGAATGCGTCCGGCAGCTCCGCCACGACTGCGACGCCCGGCAGATCCCGGACGCCCAGGCGCTGCAATATATCTGCGCTACCAATATCGCCCAAAGCCTGATCCTGCGGAGGGCCGCATGA
- a CDS encoding LysR substrate-binding domain-containing protein: MSETPPPLVSLYAFALVAETGSLAAAAGRLNVTQPAISKRIRGLEDQLGVALIARGANAVRLTELGRGYAASLGVAFRAIDEATARLDTRAARPLRVRAYTTWGMRWLIPRLPHFRARHPGQEVELTTSVEPVDFARDKVDVAIRAAETPPTPTAVRLQAAMAAAFGAPGPARVARKQGFGGLTLLGSRARPDDWAIWSAATGIALPGAPLMFESTSLAIQAAIEGLGVVIVSPIYVADEVRRRRLVQIVPGTVPTGHDFWLVLPPGPVRPASGAFRDWLFEEIAADAARGAG, from the coding sequence ATGTCCGAAACACCGCCGCCCCTGGTCAGCCTCTATGCCTTCGCCCTGGTCGCCGAAACCGGCAGCCTGGCGGCGGCGGCCGGCCGGCTGAACGTCACTCAGCCGGCCATCAGCAAGCGGATCCGCGGCTTGGAGGACCAGCTCGGCGTCGCCCTGATCGCCCGCGGCGCCAATGCCGTGCGGTTGACCGAGCTGGGCCGCGGCTACGCCGCCTCGCTCGGTGTCGCCTTTCGCGCCATCGACGAGGCGACCGCCAGGCTCGACACGCGCGCGGCGCGGCCGCTGCGGGTGCGCGCCTACACGACCTGGGGGATGCGCTGGCTGATCCCGCGCCTGCCGCACTTTCGCGCGCGCCATCCCGGCCAGGAGGTGGAACTGACCACATCCGTCGAGCCGGTGGATTTCGCCCGTGACAAGGTCGATGTGGCGATCCGCGCGGCCGAGACGCCGCCGACGCCGACGGCCGTGCGGCTGCAGGCGGCTATGGCCGCGGCTTTCGGCGCGCCGGGACCGGCGCGGGTTGCCAGGAAGCAGGGTTTCGGTGGATTGACCTTGCTCGGCAGCCGGGCTCGGCCGGACGACTGGGCGATCTGGAGCGCCGCCACGGGAATTGCGCTGCCGGGCGCGCCGCTGATGTTCGAGAGCACCTCGCTGGCGATCCAGGCGGCGATCGAAGGACTTGGCGTCGTCATCGTCTCGCCGATCTATGTGGCCGACGAGGTGCGCCGCCGCCGCCTCGTGCAGATCGTCCCGGGGACCGTGCCGACCGGCCACGACTTCTGGCTCGTCCTGCCGCCGGGGCCGGTGCGGCCAGCCTCGGGCGCCTTTCGCGACTGGCTGTTCGAGGAGATCGCCGCCGACGCGGCACGGGGCGCCGGCTGA
- a CDS encoding cytochrome c oxidase subunit II: MPTAIILLLVAVGSVLFHIVSPWWWTPIASNWSYIDHTLTATFWITGAVFFAVVAFMAYCIFRFRHVEGRKADYEPENRKLESWLTVATAIGVTAMLVPGLFVWHQFITVPAGAAQVEVMGQQWRWSYRLPGADGRLGTSDVQYISAENPLGLNPNDPNGKDDVIIDGGDLHFQIGRPIKVLLRSVDVLHNFYVPEFRAKMDMVPGSVTYFWFTPIRAGEFDVLCAELCGLAHSQMRGKVIVESAQAYNAWLAQQKTFAEMSARSRTAAAERQPDQERARPGR, from the coding sequence ATGCCTACTGCGATCATTCTGCTGCTCGTGGCCGTTGGCTCGGTGCTGTTCCACATCGTCAGTCCGTGGTGGTGGACACCGATTGCGTCCAACTGGAGCTATATCGACCACACCCTGACCGCGACCTTCTGGATCACCGGTGCGGTGTTCTTCGCGGTCGTGGCCTTCATGGCCTATTGCATCTTCCGCTTCCGCCATGTCGAAGGCCGCAAGGCCGACTACGAACCGGAAAACCGCAAGCTCGAAAGCTGGCTGACGGTGGCAACCGCGATCGGCGTCACCGCCATGCTGGTTCCCGGCCTGTTCGTCTGGCACCAGTTCATCACGGTGCCGGCCGGCGCCGCCCAGGTCGAGGTGATGGGCCAGCAATGGCGCTGGAGCTATCGCCTGCCCGGCGCCGACGGCCGGCTCGGCACGTCCGATGTCCAGTATATCAGCGCGGAAAATCCGCTCGGGCTGAACCCGAACGACCCGAACGGCAAGGACGACGTCATCATCGACGGCGGCGACCTGCATTTCCAGATCGGCCGGCCGATCAAGGTCCTGCTGCGCTCGGTCGACGTCCTGCATAATTTCTACGTGCCGGAGTTCCGCGCCAAGATGGACATGGTGCCCGGCTCGGTGACCTATTTCTGGTTCACCCCGATACGTGCGGGCGAGTTCGACGTGCTGTGCGCCGAGCTTTGCGGCCTTGCCCATTCGCAGATGCGCGGCAAGGTGATCGTCGAGAGCGCCCAGGCCTACAACGCCTGGCTCGCCCAGCAGAAGACCTTTGCCGAAATGTCCGCGCGGTCGAGAACCGCCGCGGCCGAACGCCAGCCGGACCAGGAGCGCGCGCGCCCGGGCCGGTGA
- the ctaD gene encoding cytochrome c oxidase subunit I: MTDIPMGDGPAGAVPAAEVPEVDLYHPHSWITKYVFSQDAKVIAIQYSLTALAIGMVALVLSWLMRLQLGFPGLFSFIDANMYLQFITMHGMIMVVYLLTALFLGGFGNYLIPLMVGARDMVFPYANMLSYWIYLLAVLVLAASFFVPGGPTGAGWTLYPPQAITAGTPGQEWGIVLMLVSLILFIIGFTMGGLNYVVTVLQARARGMTLMRMPLTVWGIFTATVMALLAFPALFVASVMLLFDRLLGTSFFMPSLISMGERMAHRGGSPILFQHLFWFFGHPEVYIVALPAFGMVSDLISTHARKNIFGYRMMVWAIVGIGALSFVVWAHHMYVSGMHPYFGFFFATTTLIIAVPTAIKVYNWVLTLWRGDIHLTVPMLFALGFIVTFVNGGLTGLFLGNVVVDVPLSDTMFVVAHFHMVMGVAPIMVVFGAIYHWYPKITGRMFNDWLGKFHFWVTFLGAYAIFFPMHYLGLIGMPRRYHDIGQLSFVPDSAHTLNAFISVMALIVGFAQLVFLFNMVWSLRKGKEAGSNPWRATTLEWQTPETPPGHGNWGKELPVVYRWAYDYSVPGAPEDFIPQNTPPLGLAAEGGHP; this comes from the coding sequence ATGACCGACATACCGATGGGCGATGGCCCGGCTGGCGCCGTTCCGGCGGCCGAAGTTCCCGAGGTCGACCTCTACCATCCGCATAGCTGGATAACGAAATACGTCTTCTCGCAGGACGCCAAGGTCATTGCGATCCAATATTCGCTGACCGCGCTGGCGATCGGCATGGTGGCGCTGGTGTTGTCCTGGCTGATGCGCCTGCAGCTCGGCTTTCCCGGCCTGTTCTCGTTCATCGACGCCAATATGTATCTGCAGTTCATCACCATGCACGGCATGATCATGGTGGTCTATCTGCTCACCGCGCTGTTCCTCGGCGGCTTCGGCAACTACCTCATTCCCTTGATGGTCGGCGCCCGGGACATGGTGTTCCCTTACGCCAACATGCTGAGCTACTGGATCTATCTGCTGGCGGTCCTGGTGCTGGCCGCGAGCTTCTTCGTGCCGGGCGGGCCGACCGGCGCCGGCTGGACGCTCTATCCGCCGCAGGCGATCACCGCCGGCACGCCGGGACAGGAATGGGGCATCGTGCTGATGCTCGTCTCGCTGATCCTGTTCATCATCGGCTTCACCATGGGCGGGCTGAACTATGTCGTCACCGTGCTGCAGGCGCGGGCCCGCGGCATGACGCTGATGCGCATGCCGCTGACGGTCTGGGGCATCTTCACCGCCACCGTCATGGCCCTGCTGGCCTTCCCGGCGCTGTTCGTGGCCTCGGTGATGCTGCTGTTCGACCGGCTGCTCGGCACCAGCTTCTTCATGCCGTCGCTGATCTCGATGGGCGAGCGCATGGCCCATCGCGGCGGCAGCCCGATCCTGTTCCAGCACCTGTTCTGGTTCTTCGGCCATCCGGAAGTCTATATCGTCGCGCTGCCGGCCTTCGGCATGGTGTCGGACCTGATCAGCACCCATGCCCGCAAGAACATCTTCGGCTACCGGATGATGGTCTGGGCGATCGTCGGCATCGGCGCGCTCAGCTTCGTGGTCTGGGCGCACCACATGTATGTCAGCGGCATGCATCCCTATTTCGGCTTCTTCTTCGCGACCACGACGCTGATCATCGCCGTGCCGACCGCCATCAAGGTCTATAACTGGGTGCTGACGCTGTGGCGCGGCGATATCCATCTGACCGTGCCGATGCTGTTCGCGCTGGGTTTCATCGTCACCTTCGTCAATGGCGGCCTGACCGGCCTGTTCCTCGGCAATGTCGTGGTCGACGTGCCCTTGTCGGACACCATGTTCGTCGTCGCCCATTTCCACATGGTGATGGGAGTGGCGCCGATCATGGTGGTGTTCGGGGCGATCTATCACTGGTACCCGAAGATCACCGGCCGGATGTTCAACGACTGGCTCGGCAAGTTCCACTTCTGGGTCACCTTCCTCGGCGCCTATGCCATCTTCTTCCCGATGCATTATCTCGGGCTGATCGGCATGCCCCGGCGCTACCACGACATCGGCCAGCTGTCCTTCGTGCCGGACTCGGCCCACACCCTCAACGCCTTCATCTCGGTGATGGCGCTGATCGTCGGCTTCGCCCAGCTGGTGTTCCTGTTCAACATGGTCTGGAGCCTGCGCAAGGGCAAAGAGGCCGGCAGCAATCCCTGGCGGGCGACGACGCTGGAATGGCAGACCCCGGAGACGCCGCCGGGCCACGGCAATTGGGGCAAGGAGCTGCCGGTGGTCTATCGCTGGGCCTATGACTACAGCGTGCCCGGCGCGCCGGAGGACTTCATCCCGCAGAACACCCCGCCGCTCGGCCTGGCGGCCGAAGGGGGCCACCCGTGA